The Stenotrophomonas sp. ZAC14D1_NAIMI4_1 DNA segment TTTCAGGTAGCGCGCGCCTGCGGCCAGCGCGGCAAACGCCTCGGTGGCGGTGCTGAAGCCGGGCATCGGTTCCATGCCGTGCGCGCGTGTCGCGACGATCACCTCCGGGTTGGTGTTGGGCGATACGCAGAAGCGACAGCCGGCGGCAGCCAGGGCTTCGACCTGGGCCACCTCCAGCACGGTGCCTGCACCGACCCACAGGCGGTCGCCGAAATGCGCCGCCAACAGGGCGATGGTGGCCAGCGGGTCCGGCGAATTGAGCGGGACTTCGGCCAGGCGCACGCCGGCGTCCACCAGGGCCTGGCCGACGGCCAGCGCCTCGGTACCGGTCAGTCCGCGCAGGATGGCCACCAGCGGTGTGTGTTCGATGGCCGCATCGAAGGCGGCGGCGTGTGCGGTGTTCATGGCGTCGCCTGTGCGGCCCTGTGCAGGGCGAGGAAGCCGCGGGTCACGGCATCGTGGGACAGCAGCGTGCGTGCACTGCCGCCCAGAGCATGCACGGCGGCGGCGTACAGCGCGCACACCGGCGCAGCACCGACCATCGGCAACGGCACCTGCAGCGCGGCGGGCCACAGCCGGCGCACGTCGGCCAGCTCGGCGCCGATCAGCACACCGCGCAGCCACGAGGCACCGTCTGCACGCGGCAGCTGGCCACGGATCACCCGCGCGCGCGCGCCGAACAGCAGACTGCCCAATCCCAGCCCGCCCGCATGGCCGTGCTGCAGGCCATCGAAGAAGGCCGCGCCTTCCACGGCAGGGCCATCCACCACCGACGCCAGCAGCCCGGCAGCGGTAAGGCGGTCGAAGATTTCACCCGACATCGCGGTGAGGAAGGACACCACCGCCCCGCCCTGCAGCTGCACCCACTTGCTGTGCGTGCCAGGCAGCGCCACCAGCCCATCCAGCGGCAGTGCGCCCCCGGCCAGCAGGCCGAGCAGCTCGGTTTCCTCGCCACGCATGATGTCCGGCGCGTCGTCCTGCGCACGCTGGCAAGCCAGCCCGGGCACGATGGCCACCGGCACCTGGCCGATGCGGGTGCGGTGCAGCTGCGCGGCCAGCCGCTGCGGCGTGGCCGGGCAATCAGCGTAGCCGGCATCGCTCCAGCCGATGTTCGAGCCGACCATGCCACAGGCATATACCGCCGCCGCGCCGGGCCAGGCGGCCACGGTCTGTTCCAGCAGGGCCTGCATCTGCGCGCGGTCCAGCCCGGCGATGCCGCGTGGCTGTTCCACGCTGTCCAGCACCCGCCCATCGGCGATGAGGAAGGCACGGAAGTTGCTGCTGCCCCAGTTGATGCCGATGATCGGTGCATCGTTGTCGTGCATGCTCATCGGCGCGTCACTCCGGCGCCACCATCCAGCGGCACTACCGCGCCGGTCATCCAGCCGCTGCGCGGTGAGGCGAGGAACAACGCGAGTTCCGCCGCATCGGCTGCGCTGCCCAGGCGCTGCAGCGGATGCCGCTGCACGTTGCGTGCACGGGCCGCGGCGGGATCATCGCTGCGTGCGAACGAGCCCTGCAGCATCGGCGTATCCACCGATGCCGGCGCGATCGCGTTGACCCGGATGTTCGCTTCGGCCAGTTCCAGCGCTGCGGTACGTGCCAGCGATTCCAGCGCCGCCTTGGAGGCCGCGTAGGCTGCCAGCCCAGGCGTGGCGTAGCGCGCGTTGATGGAGGACAGCAGCACGATGCTGCCGCCCCCATTCGCACGCAGGCCAGCCAACGCATGGCGCATCAGCCGGCGCGCACCCAGTACGTTCACCGCATGCACCTGCTGCCAGAGCGCGTCGTCGTCAGCCCAGGTATCGGCAGGCGGGCACCAGCCCGCGCAGTGGATCAGCGCATCCAGCGGCTGGCCCAGATGTGGCGCCAGCGCGGCATCGACCGCGTCGGCGTCGGCCAGGTCGGCCCGTACCTGCGTGGTCGCTGCCGGCACCGGCTCGCGATCCAATGCCAGCACGTTGGCGCTCTGCGCCTGCAGCTGCGCCAGTACCGCCGCGCCGATGCCACTGGCCGCCCCGCTTACCCAGACATGCCTGCCCTGCCACTCACCCTGCATTGCGTCGTTGCCCATGCTCAGAACCGGTAGGTAAGGCTGGCCTTGTACGAGCGACCGAACACCACGTTGGTGCGCAGGCCCTCGTCGTAGCCGTCGAAGGTGCGCTGCTCGCTGTCCAGCAGGTTGTTGGCTTCCACCTTCAGCGACAGGCGGTCGCTGAAATCGTAGCTCATCGACGCCGACAGATCCTTGTAGGTGTCGTTGAAGATGCCGGTAGCCGCGCTGGACAGGCCGACCAGGTATTCATCGCGCCAGTTGTAGGCCACGCGGATGCCGAACGGGCCGTTCTCGTAATAACCGATCAGGTTGGCATTGTTCTTCGACAGCCCCGGGAAGGTCATCGCATTGCCGTTGACGTCGGTGATCGGGGTTTCCGAGTCGATCCAGGTGTAGGTGGCGACCACGCCGAAGCCATCGAGCATGCCGCTGAACGGTACCTGCGCCAGCAGCTCGACGCCCTTCACCTTGGCCTTGTCGCCGTTGATCTTGCGCAGCACCAGGTAGTTGATGTTGTTGTAGGTTTCCGCGCTCTGCCGCTGCACGATGAAGGTCGACACATCCTTGTAGAACAGGCCGGCCGAGAGCAGGCCCTGGCCGCCGTAGTACCACTCCAGCGACAGGTCGTACTGGGTGGCCTTGAACGGATCCAGGTCCGGTGCACCGCCGGTGCCGGTGCCCGGCGAGGTCTGCACGCCGTTGCCATCGAACACGGCGTTGTTGTTGAGCGTCACGCCGTTGTTGAGGTCTTCGGTGTTGGGGAACGCTACCACCTTGGCCGCGCCACCACGCAGCACCAGGCTGTCGGTGATCTGCAGCTTGGCCACCGCCGAGGGCAGGACTTCGCGGTCGTCACGGTCGAAGGTGGACGGGGTGAGCGTGCCGTTGCCGCTGATCAGGTTGCCGCGCGAGGTCATGTCACGACCGACGAAGCGCACGCCGACATTGCCGCCCAGCGCCATGCCGGCCACGTCGGTATCCCAGTTGAGCTTGGCGTAGGCCTCGAGGAAATCCTCGTCCACGCGGAAGGTTGCCGCGTAGGCCAGT contains these protein-coding regions:
- a CDS encoding SDR family oxidoreductase encodes the protein MGNDAMQGEWQGRHVWVSGAASGIGAAVLAQLQAQSANVLALDREPVPAATTQVRADLADADAVDAALAPHLGQPLDALIHCAGWCPPADTWADDDALWQQVHAVNVLGARRLMRHALAGLRANGGGSIVLLSSINARYATPGLAAYAASKAALESLARTAALELAEANIRVNAIAPASVDTPMLQGSFARSDDPAAARARNVQRHPLQRLGSAADAAELALFLASPRSGWMTGAVVPLDGGAGVTRR
- a CDS encoding 2-dehydro-3-deoxygalactonokinase, producing the protein MSMHDNDAPIIGINWGSSNFRAFLIADGRVLDSVEQPRGIAGLDRAQMQALLEQTVAAWPGAAAVYACGMVGSNIGWSDAGYADCPATPQRLAAQLHRTRIGQVPVAIVPGLACQRAQDDAPDIMRGEETELLGLLAGGALPLDGLVALPGTHSKWVQLQGGAVVSFLTAMSGEIFDRLTAAGLLASVVDGPAVEGAAFFDGLQHGHAGGLGLGSLLFGARARVIRGQLPRADGASWLRGVLIGAELADVRRLWPAALQVPLPMVGAAPVCALYAAAVHALGGSARTLLSHDAVTRGFLALHRAAQATP